One stretch of Serinicoccus hydrothermalis DNA includes these proteins:
- a CDS encoding MarR family winged helix-turn-helix transcriptional regulator: MPDTSPDPATAALAHDLRIACMRVARRVRFDAGNTIAPHHFSVLVRLSEQERTLGELAGIEQVSPPSMSRTVGQLTELGYVDRATDADDGRLVRLSLTDEGLAVVTRERELRDAWMAARLEGLSGVDRELLRRATDLIEGLLATATAGQPDRASQAPDREVSR, encoded by the coding sequence ATGCCTGACACCTCCCCGGACCCCGCGACCGCCGCCCTCGCGCACGACCTGCGGATCGCGTGCATGCGGGTGGCCCGCCGGGTGCGCTTCGACGCCGGCAACACGATCGCCCCCCACCACTTCAGCGTGTTGGTGCGCCTCAGCGAGCAGGAGCGCACGCTGGGCGAGCTGGCCGGGATCGAGCAGGTCAGCCCGCCGAGCATGAGCCGGACCGTGGGGCAGCTCACCGAGCTGGGCTACGTCGACCGCGCCACCGACGCCGACGACGGTCGTCTCGTGCGGCTCTCCCTCACCGACGAGGGCCTGGCCGTCGTGACCCGCGAGCGCGAGCTGCGCGACGCCTGGATGGCGGCGCGGCTGGAGGGGTTGAGCGGCGTGGACCGCGAGCTGCTGCGCCGCGCCACCGACCTCATCGAAGGGCTGCTCGCGACCGCGACCGCCGGTCAGCCGGACCGGGCGTCGCAGGCCCCCGACCGGGAGGTGTCCCGGTGA
- a CDS encoding DUF3027 domain-containing protein, with the protein MPTPRSDAVLTGAVEVARAAAAEIAEPGTVGDHVEVVLEAERLATHYFSCTAAAYPGWRWAVTLSRVPRARKATVSEVHLLPGEEAMLSPEWVPYAERLAPGDIGPGDRTAFVADDPRLEAGFEATGEEDVDAVALWELGLGRPRVLSAEGRDAAATRWHDGDHGPASESARKAPKPCRTCGYFLPMSGALRTVFGVCANEWSPADGSVVALDFGCGAHSEVDVEQPAGEKIDPPVLDDDAEIVFSER; encoded by the coding sequence ATGCCCACTCCCAGGAGCGATGCCGTGCTGACCGGTGCCGTCGAGGTGGCCCGGGCGGCGGCCGCCGAGATCGCGGAGCCGGGGACCGTCGGCGACCACGTCGAGGTCGTCCTGGAGGCCGAGCGGCTGGCGACGCACTACTTCTCCTGCACGGCGGCCGCCTACCCCGGGTGGCGCTGGGCGGTGACGCTCTCCCGCGTCCCGCGCGCCCGCAAGGCCACCGTCAGCGAGGTGCACCTGCTCCCCGGCGAGGAGGCGATGCTCTCCCCGGAGTGGGTGCCGTATGCCGAGCGCCTGGCCCCGGGCGACATCGGACCCGGCGACCGCACCGCCTTCGTCGCGGACGACCCACGGCTGGAGGCCGGTTTCGAGGCCACCGGCGAGGAGGACGTCGACGCCGTGGCGCTGTGGGAGCTGGGCCTCGGGCGGCCGCGGGTGCTGTCCGCCGAGGGGCGCGACGCCGCGGCGACCCGCTGGCACGACGGCGACCACGGCCCGGCCAGCGAGAGCGCCCGCAAGGCGCCGAAGCCGTGCCGGACCTGCGGCTACTTCCTGCCGATGTCCGGCGCGCTGCGCACCGTCTTCGGCGTCTGCGCCAACGAGTGGTCGCCCGCGGACGGTTCCGTCGTGGCCCTGGACTTCGGCTGCGGGGCGCACAGCGAGGTCGACGTCGAGCAGCCGGCCGGTGAGAAGATCGACCCCCCGGTGCTCGACGACGACGCGGAGATCGTCTTCAGCGAGCGCTGA
- a CDS encoding VOC family protein, with translation MALKWYTVVVDCRDPQAQAHWWAEALDWTVVYDTPDEAVAVPRYALEGPEHEEDPDAWMRRGQGLVFVPVPEGKEVKNRLHLDLAPHTSQDRDAEIQRLLDLGASHVDVGQTEADTFTVLADPEGNEFCVLSSRDG, from the coding sequence ATGGCACTCAAGTGGTACACCGTCGTTGTCGACTGCCGCGACCCCCAGGCCCAGGCCCACTGGTGGGCGGAGGCGCTGGACTGGACCGTGGTGTACGACACCCCGGACGAGGCGGTGGCGGTCCCCCGCTACGCCCTCGAGGGGCCGGAGCACGAGGAGGACCCGGACGCCTGGATGCGCCGCGGCCAGGGGCTCGTCTTCGTGCCGGTGCCCGAGGGCAAGGAGGTCAAGAACCGGCTCCACCTCGACCTCGCCCCGCACACCAGCCAGGACCGGGACGCCGAGATCCAGCGGCTGCTCGACCTCGGCGCGAGCCACGTCGACGTCGGGCAGACCGAGGCCGACACCTTCACCGTCCTCGCCGACCCCGAGGGCAACGAGTTCTGCGTGCTGTCCTCCCGGGACGGCTGA
- a CDS encoding o-succinylbenzoate synthase has protein sequence MPTPETPDLDELLAAAHVVRLPMRVRFRGVTEREAVLLRGPGGWAEWCPFVEYADADAARWLAAAVEAGWGQLPAPVRDEVGVNATVPALPAAEVEGLLARVDARRTAKVKVAEAGQSLDDDVARVTEVRRVLGPAARIRVDANGAWSEQEALAALERLAPLGLEYAEQPCGTVEELAALRLALARRGVDVPVAADESIRRAQDPLRVARLEAADLVVVKVAPLGGVARALEIIERCGLPAVVSSALDTSVGLSLGVRLAAALPALEHDCGLGTATLLAADVVAEPLVPAGGVLTLARAEAARDAVDPAALAAYRPGPDRETWWRDRLTRAHSLL, from the coding sequence GTGCCGACCCCCGAGACCCCGGACCTGGACGAGCTGCTCGCCGCCGCGCACGTCGTGCGCCTCCCGATGCGGGTGCGCTTCCGCGGCGTGACGGAGCGCGAGGCGGTGCTCCTGCGTGGTCCGGGCGGCTGGGCGGAGTGGTGCCCCTTCGTGGAGTATGCCGACGCCGACGCCGCGCGCTGGCTCGCCGCCGCGGTCGAGGCGGGGTGGGGTCAGCTGCCGGCACCGGTGCGGGACGAGGTCGGGGTCAACGCGACCGTCCCGGCCCTGCCGGCCGCCGAGGTGGAGGGCCTGCTGGCGCGGGTGGACGCCCGCCGGACCGCGAAGGTCAAGGTGGCCGAGGCCGGGCAGTCCCTGGACGACGACGTGGCGCGGGTGACCGAGGTCCGGAGGGTGCTGGGCCCCGCCGCCCGGATCCGGGTCGACGCCAACGGGGCCTGGTCGGAGCAGGAGGCCCTGGCCGCGCTGGAGCGGCTGGCACCGCTGGGGCTGGAGTACGCCGAGCAGCCGTGCGGCACCGTCGAGGAGCTGGCCGCGCTGCGCCTGGCCCTCGCGCGACGCGGCGTCGACGTGCCGGTCGCCGCGGACGAGTCGATCCGCCGGGCGCAGGACCCGCTGCGCGTCGCGCGGCTGGAGGCGGCCGACCTCGTCGTGGTCAAGGTCGCGCCCCTGGGCGGGGTCGCGCGGGCGCTGGAGATCATCGAGCGGTGCGGGCTGCCGGCGGTGGTCTCCTCCGCGCTCGACACCTCCGTGGGGCTCTCGCTCGGGGTGCGGCTCGCCGCCGCGCTGCCCGCGCTGGAGCACGACTGCGGGCTGGGCACGGCGACGCTGCTCGCCGCCGACGTCGTGGCCGAGCCGCTCGTCCCGGCCGGTGGCGTGCTGACCCTCGCCCGCGCCGAGGCGGCCCGGGACGCGGTCGACCCGGCCGCGCTCGCGGCATACCGGCCCGGCCCGGATCGGGAGACCTGGTGGCGCGATCGCCTCACCCGAGCGCATTCCCTCCTCTGA
- a CDS encoding ABC transporter ATP-binding protein — MDPHLTPTPDQAGRRGDRGDRTRPDPKDTAQLAAHPVSARRVLALFRPHRRTIAGVLVLIVSSSALGLATPFLTKEIVDVAIPDQDVRLLVTLVGLMVGVAVVTAVLGVVQTWLSTTMGQRIMHQLRSQLFTHLQRQSLAFFTRTRSGEVQSRLTHDISGLQGVVTQTATSWAGNVATVVGTLVAMLALSPTLALLSLVVIPPAVLITRSVARLRREATEKRQRALAGLHAQVEESLSVSGARLSKTLGAGDQLADRFVGTSTGLLDLEVAAQIAGRWRQATMGIVFAVVPAALYLVAGLPVTGDGITIGTLVAFTALQAGLFRPVMGLLSTGVQITASLALFSRIFEYLDLPVDLPEPDAARARHLPSPVRGELRLESVGYRHADAAEGTAALTDIDLVVPAGATVALVGHTGSGKSTLASLLTRLDDPTSGRVTLDGVDLRDLPAAERAGAVGVVSQETYLLHASVRDNLRFARPDATDAQIEQAAADAQIHDLILGLPDGYDTVVGARGHRFSGGEQQRLALARTLLRDPQVLLLDEATSALDTRTEAAVQEALDRVGRDRTVVRIAHRLSTVRDADLVVVLEAGRIVEQGPPAELLRSGGAYAALVAAGSARPEVPGRLDDGAEVALAA, encoded by the coding sequence ATGGACCCCCACCTCACCCCCACCCCCGACCAGGCAGGCCGGCGCGGCGACCGCGGCGACCGCACCCGCCCGGACCCGAAGGACACCGCCCAGCTGGCCGCCCACCCCGTCAGCGCCCGCCGGGTGCTGGCCCTCTTCCGCCCGCACCGCAGGACCATCGCCGGAGTCCTGGTGCTCATCGTCTCGAGCTCCGCGCTCGGCCTCGCCACGCCCTTCCTCACCAAGGAGATCGTCGACGTGGCGATCCCGGACCAGGACGTGCGGCTGCTCGTGACCCTCGTCGGCCTCATGGTCGGCGTCGCCGTCGTCACGGCGGTGCTCGGCGTGGTCCAGACCTGGCTGTCCACGACCATGGGCCAGCGGATCATGCACCAGCTGCGCAGCCAGCTCTTCACGCACCTGCAGCGCCAGTCGCTGGCCTTCTTCACCCGCACCCGGTCCGGCGAGGTGCAGTCGCGCCTGACCCACGACATCTCCGGGCTCCAGGGCGTGGTCACACAGACGGCCACGTCGTGGGCCGGCAACGTCGCCACCGTCGTGGGCACCCTCGTCGCGATGCTGGCCCTCAGCCCCACCCTCGCGCTGCTCTCGCTCGTCGTCATCCCGCCCGCGGTGCTCATCACCCGCTCGGTCGCCCGCCTGCGCCGGGAGGCGACCGAGAAGAGGCAGCGCGCCCTCGCCGGGCTGCACGCCCAGGTGGAGGAGTCGCTCTCGGTCAGCGGTGCCCGGCTGAGCAAGACCCTCGGCGCCGGCGACCAGCTCGCCGACCGCTTCGTCGGCACGAGCACCGGCCTGCTCGACCTCGAGGTGGCCGCGCAGATCGCGGGCCGCTGGCGGCAGGCCACCATGGGCATCGTCTTCGCCGTCGTGCCCGCGGCGCTCTACCTCGTCGCCGGCCTGCCGGTCACGGGTGACGGGATCACGATCGGGACCCTCGTCGCCTTCACCGCGCTGCAGGCCGGGCTCTTCCGCCCGGTCATGGGGCTGCTGTCGACCGGGGTCCAGATCACCGCCTCGCTCGCGCTGTTCAGCCGGATCTTCGAGTACCTCGACCTGCCGGTCGACCTGCCCGAGCCCGACGCCGCGCGCGCCCGCCACCTGCCCAGCCCGGTGCGCGGCGAGCTGCGCCTGGAGTCGGTCGGCTACCGCCACGCCGACGCCGCCGAGGGCACCGCCGCGCTCACCGACATCGACCTGGTCGTCCCGGCCGGGGCGACCGTGGCGCTCGTCGGGCATACCGGGTCCGGCAAGAGCACGCTCGCCTCCCTCCTCACCCGGCTCGACGACCCGACCAGCGGCCGGGTCACCCTCGACGGCGTCGACCTGCGCGACCTGCCGGCGGCGGAGCGGGCGGGCGCCGTCGGCGTCGTCTCCCAGGAGACCTACCTGCTCCACGCGAGCGTCCGTGACAACCTGCGGTTCGCCCGCCCGGACGCGACCGACGCGCAGATCGAGCAGGCCGCCGCCGACGCACAGATCCACGACCTCATCCTGGGCCTGCCGGACGGCTACGACACGGTCGTGGGCGCCCGCGGCCACCGCTTCTCCGGGGGTGAGCAGCAGCGCCTGGCCCTGGCGCGGACGCTGCTGCGCGACCCGCAGGTGCTCCTGCTCGACGAGGCGACCAGCGCCCTCGACACCCGCACCGAGGCGGCCGTGCAGGAGGCCCTGGACCGGGTGGGGCGCGACCGCACCGTGGTGAGGATCGCGCACCGGCTCTCGACCGTCCGGGACGCCGACCTCGTCGTCGTGCTCGAGGCCGGCCGGATCGTCGAGCAGGGACCGCCCGCCGAGCTGCTGCGCTCCGGCGGCGCGTATGCCGCCCTCGTCGCCGCCGGCTCCGCGCGCCCGGAGGTCCCGGGGCGCCTGGACGACGGTGCCGAGGTCGCCCTGGCGGCCTGA
- a CDS encoding DUF2530 domain-containing protein produces MSTAPRPRDDDVHPPEVTLRTITLVRWGILGWVVVLAVVLAVPPLRSGERDWWVWVPVAGAVLGALGYAYLRRGKGNAAEA; encoded by the coding sequence GTGAGCACGGCACCGCGTCCCCGCGACGACGACGTCCATCCCCCCGAGGTCACGCTGCGCACGATCACCCTGGTCCGCTGGGGCATCCTCGGGTGGGTCGTGGTGCTGGCGGTCGTGCTGGCCGTGCCCCCGTTGCGCAGCGGAGAGCGCGACTGGTGGGTGTGGGTGCCGGTCGCCGGGGCCGTACTCGGGGCGCTGGGGTATGCCTACCTGCGCCGCGGCAAGGGCAACGCCGCCGAGGCCTGA
- a CDS encoding ammonium transporter, producing MELSTSDVWVMVSAALVLLMTPGLAFFYGGMARAKASTNMILMSFVSIGLVGVVWVLWGYGMSAAPPLLGGVVGNPAADFGLTNYVGTADMIGIGFGATFAIITVALISGAVADRTRFGSWSVFVPIWVTLVYCPLAFMVWGGGLLSADGAIGSTFGEAIDFAGGTVVHINAGLAALVLVYIIGSRSDFGPKGFHKPHNIPLMMLGAALLWFGWFGFNGGAAGTAEEAGLIWVNTMVAPGAAMLAWLITERIRDGHATSLGAASGVVAGLVAITPACANVSALGAILIGVLAGVGSALAVGLKYKFGYDDALDVVGVHLVSGIIGTVMIGFVALPVDGEGGGLFYGGGAGQLVAQVVATLFTLVFTGVMTALIGLAIAKTIGFRVSPEDEARGVDLSQHSESAYAFGDEEASYDPIAEEVRA from the coding sequence ATGGAACTCTCGACCAGCGACGTCTGGGTCATGGTCTCGGCGGCGCTCGTGCTGCTCATGACACCGGGCCTGGCGTTCTTCTACGGCGGTATGGCGCGGGCCAAGGCCTCGACCAACATGATCCTCATGAGCTTCGTCTCGATCGGTCTGGTCGGCGTCGTCTGGGTCCTCTGGGGCTACGGCATGTCCGCCGCCCCGCCGCTGCTCGGTGGCGTGGTCGGCAACCCGGCTGCCGACTTCGGGCTCACCAACTACGTCGGCACCGCCGACATGATCGGCATCGGCTTCGGTGCGACCTTCGCGATCATCACCGTGGCCCTCATCTCCGGCGCGGTGGCCGACCGCACCCGCTTCGGCTCGTGGTCGGTCTTCGTGCCGATCTGGGTCACCCTCGTCTACTGCCCGCTGGCCTTCATGGTGTGGGGCGGCGGGCTGCTCTCCGCCGACGGCGCCATCGGCTCGACCTTCGGCGAGGCCATCGACTTCGCCGGCGGCACCGTGGTCCACATCAACGCCGGCCTCGCGGCCCTGGTGCTCGTCTACATCATCGGCTCGCGCAGCGACTTCGGCCCCAAGGGCTTCCACAAGCCGCACAACATCCCGCTCATGATGCTCGGCGCGGCGCTGCTGTGGTTCGGCTGGTTCGGCTTCAACGGTGGTGCCGCCGGCACCGCCGAGGAGGCCGGCCTCATCTGGGTCAACACCATGGTCGCCCCGGGCGCCGCGATGCTGGCCTGGCTCATCACCGAGCGCATCCGCGACGGGCACGCCACCTCCCTCGGTGCCGCCTCGGGCGTCGTGGCCGGCCTGGTCGCCATCACCCCGGCCTGCGCCAACGTGTCGGCGCTCGGCGCGATCCTCATCGGCGTCCTCGCCGGTGTCGGCTCGGCCCTCGCGGTCGGCCTGAAGTACAAGTTCGGCTACGACGACGCCCTCGACGTCGTCGGGGTCCACCTGGTCTCGGGCATCATCGGCACCGTCATGATCGGCTTCGTGGCGCTGCCGGTCGACGGCGAGGGCGGTGGCCTCTTCTACGGCGGCGGCGCCGGCCAGCTGGTCGCCCAGGTCGTCGCCACCCTCTTCACCCTCGTCTTCACCGGTGTCATGACCGCGCTAATCGGTCTGGCGATCGCCAAGACGATCGGCTTCCGGGTCAGCCCCGAGGACGAGGCCCGCGGGGTCGACCTGTCCCAGCACAGCGAGTCCGCCTATGCCTTCGGTGATGAGGAAGCCTCCTACGACCCCATCGCCGAGGAGGTTCGCGCCTAG
- a CDS encoding MFS transporter codes for MFSALSVRNYRIYATGGIISNTGTWMGRIAQDWVVLTELTDNSAQALGLVTGLQFLPILLFSPFAGAISDNFSKRRVMLVSQSAMAFFATVMGVAVLTGHMQLWHMFILAFLSGTASAVDAPARQAFVSEMVPKAQITNAVGLNSASFHSGRLIGPGVAGLLIAAVGTGPTLLINALTFVAVIIALLAMDTSQLAVRDRTGPRGKVREGIAYVRGRPDIQLILVIAFMHGTFGMNFQIFNALMSTEVFGKDVAEFGVTGSVMAIGSLAGALLAARRDRPRWRLLLGSLAAFSGCTALIALAPNFTAYTLLLIPTGLFALTVMVSANAMVQLSVDQAVRGRVMALYMTVFMGGTPLGSPFLGWFAEQFGARATVLIATVMCGATAVLASAYVMRHDQLRLRFRARWPRPVYLVRMTEPLPEKVT; via the coding sequence ATGTTCTCCGCGCTCTCGGTGCGCAACTACCGGATCTACGCCACCGGCGGGATCATCTCCAACACCGGCACCTGGATGGGCCGCATCGCCCAGGACTGGGTGGTGCTCACCGAGCTCACCGACAACTCGGCGCAGGCCCTGGGCCTGGTCACCGGGCTGCAGTTCCTGCCGATCCTGCTCTTCTCCCCCTTCGCAGGGGCCATCAGCGACAACTTCTCCAAACGCAGGGTCATGCTCGTCAGCCAGAGCGCCATGGCCTTCTTCGCCACCGTCATGGGCGTCGCGGTGCTCACCGGCCACATGCAGCTGTGGCACATGTTCATCCTCGCCTTCCTCTCCGGCACCGCGTCCGCCGTCGACGCCCCCGCCCGTCAGGCCTTCGTCTCCGAGATGGTCCCCAAGGCGCAGATCACCAATGCCGTGGGTCTGAACTCCGCGTCCTTCCACTCCGGCCGGCTCATCGGCCCCGGTGTCGCGGGCCTGCTCATCGCGGCGGTCGGGACCGGCCCCACGCTGCTCATCAACGCGCTGACCTTCGTCGCCGTCATCATCGCGCTGCTGGCGATGGACACCTCCCAGCTCGCGGTCCGCGACCGCACCGGGCCACGGGGCAAGGTGCGCGAGGGCATCGCCTACGTCCGCGGTCGACCGGACATCCAGCTCATCCTCGTCATCGCCTTCATGCACGGCACCTTCGGCATGAACTTCCAGATCTTCAACGCCCTCATGTCGACCGAGGTCTTCGGCAAGGACGTCGCCGAGTTCGGGGTCACCGGCTCGGTCATGGCGATCGGGTCGCTGGCCGGTGCCCTGCTCGCGGCCCGGCGGGACCGCCCGCGGTGGCGCCTGCTCCTGGGCTCGCTGGCCGCCTTCTCCGGCTGCACCGCGCTCATCGCGCTCGCGCCGAACTTCACGGCATACACGCTGCTGCTCATCCCGACCGGGCTTTTCGCGCTGACCGTCATGGTGAGCGCGAACGCCATGGTGCAGCTCAGCGTCGACCAGGCCGTGCGCGGCCGGGTGATGGCGCTCTACATGACGGTCTTCATGGGGGGCACGCCGCTGGGCTCGCCCTTCCTCGGCTGGTTCGCCGAGCAGTTCGGCGCCCGCGCGACGGTGCTCATCGCCACCGTCATGTGCGGTGCCACGGCAGTCCTGGCCTCCGCCTACGTCATGCGCCACGACCAGCTGCGGCTGCGCTTCCGCGCCCGCTGGCCCCGCCCGGTCTACCTGGTGCGCATGACCGAGCCACTTCCTGAGAAGGTGACCTGA
- a CDS encoding cold-shock protein translates to MPTGKVRFFDEDKGFGFVSSDEGSDVYVPRSALPEGVGALPRGSKVEFDVVAGKRGDQALHVRLVDPAPSVSRGLTMRDRKPADEMVVVVEDLITLLDQASSSLRKGHYPDRAHGTAMAKALRAVADQFEAGK, encoded by the coding sequence GTGCCCACCGGCAAGGTCAGGTTCTTCGACGAGGACAAGGGCTTCGGCTTCGTGTCCAGCGACGAGGGCAGTGACGTCTACGTCCCCCGCTCCGCCCTGCCCGAGGGCGTGGGCGCGCTCCCGCGCGGCAGCAAGGTGGAGTTCGACGTGGTCGCCGGCAAGCGCGGCGACCAGGCGCTGCACGTGCGGCTGGTCGACCCGGCGCCCTCGGTGTCGCGCGGTCTGACGATGCGCGACCGCAAGCCCGCCGACGAGATGGTCGTCGTGGTCGAGGACCTCATCACGCTGCTCGACCAGGCGTCCAGCTCGCTGCGCAAGGGGCACTACCCGGACCGCGCCCACGGCACCGCGATGGCCAAGGCGCTGCGCGCGGTCGCCGACCAGTTCGAGGCGGGGAAGTAG
- a CDS encoding MarR family winged helix-turn-helix transcriptional regulator, producing MNPSRGRSGAASDEIDEPTEVDLLQRLARRWRHAGRPDAARDGLSPHQERALLAVTRLTDRTERPGVRVSALAEHLDIAPRSATEVADALETAGLLTRRPDPDDRRAVLLTPTPAARHTVEQVRERRRAAAGRAVAALDPADRAELRRLLLLLLAD from the coding sequence GTGAACCCTTCACGCGGGCGGTCCGGGGCGGCATCGGACGAGATCGACGAGCCCACCGAGGTGGACCTGCTCCAGCGCCTGGCGCGCCGCTGGCGCCACGCCGGGCGGCCCGACGCCGCCAGGGACGGTCTGTCCCCGCACCAGGAGCGCGCCCTGCTGGCCGTGACCCGGCTCACCGACCGCACGGAGCGGCCGGGGGTGCGGGTGTCGGCGCTCGCCGAGCACCTGGACATCGCCCCCCGCTCGGCCACCGAGGTCGCCGACGCCCTCGAGACCGCCGGGCTCCTGACGCGCCGGCCCGACCCGGACGACCGGCGGGCGGTGCTGCTCACGCCCACCCCGGCGGCCCGGCATACCGTCGAGCAGGTGCGGGAGCGGCGCCGGGCGGCCGCCGGCCGGGCCGTCGCGGCGCTCGACCCGGCCGACCGGGCCGAGCTGCGGCGCCTGCTGCTCCTGCTGCTCGCGGACTGA